The stretch of DNA TATTTGCCACAATTCCATTTCTTCAAGAGTAGCATGGTGTGTGCTCTGAGTCACTCATCCAAAGGACCTCACAGTCCATCTGTTTTCATCCTGATGACCAGACACCACTCTGCCCCAGATGGTGTGACTCTAATACAATATCCTAGTGATTGACTCCATGTTAAATTGAATGGCTCATTTAAAGTAATTAATAGGTGGCATTCATTCAATTCCTGTaactttaatattctttcagGTTCCACCCAGGCAGGCCTTCATGGAATATGTGAGCAATTCAGAATTATCTAAAGTTTCAGggtgagaaaacaaaaccaagaaaagaggaaggggcCTTTCATGGATTACCAAGCACCTGCTCTCATCAGGATCCTGCGCTGGGACACTATTAGCCACTCAGCAAACTTCCAAGGGGTCTTCTGTGAACAAAGCCCAGTGAAATTCATTTACACTTAGTAGCTAATTGCTCCCAATGGAAAAGGCAGAGTTAATCTCAGCACCCCCTTAACTCCTACCCCATTGAGACTGTAGGAAGGAAGAACCTGATTAACAGGAAGGAAGAACCTGCTTAGCAGAAAACAAGACTCCAGAGGCCAAAACCAAGGGACCCCACTGCCCATAGCACAATGAAGGCTATAAGaggggaagcagaaagagcacAGTTTCACAAGCAAGAAGGGTCATGGCCCATAAAGCTGCAGAAATGGGCCTCCTTATGGAGCAGCAACATGCAAGAAGAAGCTGAAGGAAACAGCTGGCTTCAGTGCAGATTCTCATCCAGGCAGAGTTCATCAGCAGGCTCCAGGAAGAGCAAGGGAGGGAGAGGTATAGTAATGGGGATCCTTTGGAGATgcaattttattaaatgttacaGGTGTTGGGAACAGAGGAAACAGCTAAGACCTAAAGCATTGCATATGACAGGAGAGTCTTTGAGTGCCATTGAGCAAAGGTCAATCTTGTCTTGGACTTTCCTGATCCAAATGATCTTCAGAGTTTGTCTTAAGGTACATAAAACAATAATGAATTAGGTACCTGGGCCCTGGTGTCCTCAATCACAAGCCTTCTTGAACATTGTACAGATCAGAATTCTGGATACTCAGAATGTAGTGTGCAGACTTGTCACTGAGAACAGCAATGTCTGTGGCAGTCCAGAAAGTTGAAAGGATAAGATTTGCAACAACCGTTCATAAAAACTGATAATATACTGCAGTACAAGTTCTGTGTTCTTACTCTCATGAAAAAGTAAGATAAGTAACATTTTCAGTCCATGGACAACTGTAACTGAAACTTTGGAAAGCAAAACTATGGACAGGAAAATAGTTCATTAGCTTTGGTGCTGAGATGTTCTCTGCAAGCAAATACAATCTCCATTAGAAGGGGTGAGAGGGGGGAAATGATAAGGAACAAGTGAGTGattcagaagagagaggaggaagaggaaggaagagaaagagagatagagagaggtagatggggggaaggagggggaggaagaaggcatGGAAAGAGCGAAGGGAGAAAATCTTTTCTGTGCCTGTTTGGGAATACTGCAGAATATATGTGCCATGACTGGAGACTTCACAGGAGCATtaagcctttcttttcttctgtcgtCTTTTGTCAGATGTGACTGTCAAGGACATGCAAAGCAGCAACCAAAGTTCTGTGTCTCACTTCATTCTGGTGGGCCTGCACCACCCACCTCAGCTCGGGATTCCACTCTTCCTGGTATTCCTTGTCATCTACCTCCTCACTGTCTCTGGCAATGGGCTCATCATCCTCACTGTCTTAGTGGACATCCGGCTCCAACGGCCCATGTACTGGTTCCTATGTCACCTCTCCTTCTTAGATATGACCATTTCTTCTGCGattgtaccaaagatgctagctGGCTTTCTCTTGGATAGTAGAATTATCTCCTTTGGGGGCTGTGTGATTCAACTCTTTTCTTTCCACTTCCTGGGCTGTactgaatgttttctttacaCCCTTATGGCTTATGACAGATTCCTGGCCATCTGTAAGCCTTTACACTATGCTACCATCATGACTCGCAGTGTCTGTAACTACCTAGCTTTGGGCACCTGGATTGGAGGGACCATCCATTCACTTTTCCAAACAAGTTTCATATTCAGGCTGCCTTTCTGTGGCCCAAACCGAGTTGACTACTTCTTCTGTGACATTCCTGCCATTCTCCGTCTAGTCTGTGCAGACACCACCATCAATGAGCTAGTCACTTTTGTAGACATTGGCTTCTTGGCCCTCACATGCTTTATGCTCATTCTCACTTCTTACGCCTACATCGTGGCTGCCATCCTGAGAATCCGGTCTGCAGATGGGCGTCGCAATGCCTTCTCCACCTGCGCTGCCCACCTCACTGTGGTCATCGTTTACTATGTGCCCTGCACCTTTATTTACCTACGGCCTGGCTCACAGGAACCTCTGGATGGGGTGGTAGCTGTCTTCTACACAGTCATTACTCCCTTGCTTAACCCCATCATCTACACACTACGAAACAAAGAGATGAAGGCCGCCTTGCGGAGGCTGGGAGGCCTCAAGGAGGTGCAGCCTCAATGACTTCATCGGCACAGGCCTACTGTACACACAAGTATGAAGATGACAGACATTGTGCCAAACAGGAAGAGttagaacagaaaaagaaaagaggattaGTGTGGGAAGGAAAGAACTCCTTGTTAGGAAAAGCAGTAGCCTGGAAAGTTGCACATTATAACCCCTTGATACTCAAGATTTTCCATGTCATCCTTCAGCATTATGGAAAATCAATCAAAAATCCCAATGGGCAAGGGTGGCTTCTAGCAGGAAAGTTGTACGGTAAATATAATGGTCACATAAAGGCTGTTTTTCTGTGGCATCATCTATgtgtgcattttaatttttaagtccCATGTTGACACAAATAACCCACATGTAAACTGTCAGATTTAACCTTGACAAGCAAACCTTGTCTAAGTTAAGTATTATTGTCAATATCATACAACTATGGAGGAACTGAAATTCAAGGAAGCAAGAAGACTTTCCCAAGTCTCTCCTCTCTGTGTTTTACTTTGACGAACGAACTCCAGTTTGTACTTGAACATGAAGGGGCAATGTCACTTAGATATGAAGGGCCTATTACATGTATACTGCCCTGATGAGCTGAGTAGATACAGCCTCTGAACTCTCATAGGGCTCTACTTTGGTAAAATTTAGGTAGGTGAATTCAGGGATAGTCATAATCATAAAGTGGATCATTCTGATCTTCTGTGGATATAAATAAAACAGATGGTCAGAAAtgatgcatgcatgcttgtgttgCTACACTCCTGCATTCATTACAGAGATGTAGAGTATTCATGTGGGGAAGAATTATCAGGGGTATATAACTGCCAGAAAATATTCAGTGACCTGAAGCTCATCCTAGTGC from Onychomys torridus chromosome 7, mOncTor1.1, whole genome shotgun sequence encodes:
- the LOC118587561 gene encoding olfactory receptor 10G6 codes for the protein MQSSNQSSVSHFILVGLHHPPQLGIPLFLVFLVIYLLTVSGNGLIILTVLVDIRLQRPMYWFLCHLSFLDMTISSAIVPKMLAGFLLDSRIISFGGCVIQLFSFHFLGCTECFLYTLMAYDRFLAICKPLHYATIMTRSVCNYLALGTWIGGTIHSLFQTSFIFRLPFCGPNRVDYFFCDIPAILRLVCADTTINELVTFVDIGFLALTCFMLILTSYAYIVAAILRIRSADGRRNAFSTCAAHLTVVIVYYVPCTFIYLRPGSQEPLDGVVAVFYTVITPLLNPIIYTLRNKEMKAALRRLGGLKEVQPQ